GCAGCTGGAGGGGTGGGCCCACCAGGCCGAGGACGGTCGGTGGCACCGTGGTGGCGGCCCGACACGGTGAGCATCCACCGCCTCCGGTACCGCCCGTGGCACGGTGGAGGCGTGAGCGCTGCATCCACGCAGGAGCCGCCACCCGTGCCGGAGTGGGTGGTGCAGTCCGTCGACGCCTTCGCCGACCACCTCGTGCGTGAGCGGGACCGCTCCGAGCACACCGTCCGTGCCTACGCCGGCGACGTGCGCGCGTGCCTGACGTGGTGCGCGGGCGAGGGCAGCACCTCGCTCGCCGACATCGACCTGTCGGCGCTGCGTGCCTGGCTCGGCACCCTCGCGAGCGGGGGAGCGGCCCGGTCGACGTTGTCCCGACGGTCCGCGGCGGTACGCACCTTCTTCGCCTGGGCGCGGCGCACCGGACGGGTCGAGACGGACCCCGCGCTGCGCCTGGCCTCGCCCCGGCGCCAGCGCACCCTGCCCGACGTCCTCACCACGGACGGCGCCACCGCCGTGCTCGACGTCGCCGCGGTTGCCGCCGACGACGAGGACCCCATCCACCTGCGTAACCGCGCCGTCCTCGAGCTGCTCTACGCCACCGGTATCCGGGTCGGGGAGCTCACCGGCCTGGACGT
Above is a window of Janibacter cremeus DNA encoding:
- a CDS encoding tyrosine recombinase XerC, with the protein product MSAASTQEPPPVPEWVVQSVDAFADHLVRERDRSEHTVRAYAGDVRACLTWCAGEGSTSLADIDLSALRAWLGTLASGGAARSTLSRRSAAVRTFFAWARRTGRVETDPALRLASPRRQRTLPDVLTTDGATAVLDVAAVAADDEDPIHLRNRAVLELLYATGIRVGELTGLDVDDVDRHRRVVRVLGKGRKERMVPFGQPADAALAEWLERGRPLVARADSGPALFLGRRGRRVDPRQVREVVHSLLAHVPNAPDLGPHGLRHSAATHLLEGGADLRMVQELLGHSSLATTQIYTHVSLDRLRDSYRQAHPRA